From one Roseovarius sp. THAF9 genomic stretch:
- a CDS encoding RNA polymerase sigma factor, which yields MTEPDTKTREPAHDRDPAEIALAEGRQAFLGFLVRRLGNKADADDVLQEFCVRVLTRKDQLRDVERMDSWLYAILRSTMNDHFRKLARRGRLAEAYGSEPEALADDAPAQMAQFCRCLDGLVPAQRAADAELIRRVDFGEEDRAAVAFDMGLTRNALGVRLHRARAALRDALTGQCGKCCKTGWDDCYCTPIGCENPEDETHCAPKDASN from the coding sequence ATGACGGAGCCAGACACAAAAACACGGGAACCTGCCCACGACCGCGACCCGGCCGAGATCGCGCTTGCAGAGGGTCGGCAAGCCTTTCTGGGATTTCTGGTGCGCCGTTTGGGCAACAAGGCGGATGCGGACGATGTTTTGCAGGAATTCTGCGTTCGGGTGCTGACGCGCAAAGACCAGCTGCGAGACGTGGAGCGAATGGATTCCTGGCTCTATGCCATCTTGCGATCGACGATGAACGATCATTTCCGTAAGTTGGCTCGCCGGGGGCGCCTCGCCGAAGCGTATGGCAGCGAACCCGAGGCATTGGCTGATGATGCCCCCGCACAGATGGCGCAATTTTGCCGTTGCCTGGATGGTCTGGTTCCGGCGCAGCGGGCAGCAGATGCAGAATTGATTCGTCGGGTCGACTTCGGAGAGGAGGACCGTGCCGCGGTCGCCTTCGACATGGGCCTGACCCGCAACGCGCTTGGCGTGCGTCTGCATCGTGCCCGCGCGGCCTTGCGCGATGCGCTGACGGGTCAATGTGGCAAGTGCTGCAAGACAGGTTGGGATGACTGCTACTGCACTCCGATCGGCTGCGAAAACCCCGAAGATGAGACCCACTGTGCTCCCAAGGACGCATCGAACTGA
- a CDS encoding YncE family protein — translation MMLDAEARQLIISESDVGKVSIENADSGETLDSFELGGNLHGVAADKDAIWSSARERNLVVRIDRATGGRVGINSFKYHRFWRFQPNRTLQF, via the coding sequence ATGATGCTGGATGCCGAGGCCCGTCAATTGATTATCAGCGAGTCTGACGTCGGCAAGGTTTCAATTGAAAATGCCGACAGTGGTGAAACTCTTGATTCGTTTGAACTTGGAGGAAACCTGCACGGCGTTGCAGCGGATAAAGATGCAATCTGGTCGAGTGCACGCGAGCGTAACCTTGTGGTACGCATTGACCGCGCAACAGGTGGGCGCGTGGGAATCAATTCGTTCAAATACCATAGGTTCTGGCGATTTCAGCCCAATCGGACACTGCAGTTTTAG
- a CDS encoding EamA family transporter has protein sequence MILAAAGVMLSNVLIKSIAGKVDTLSAMGVQMLLGSVPLVIAAISMEEPTTINWAPAFIASLLVLAMAGSALVYWLWFSALETVPLNRAIAFSFLIPVFGLTLGIVVYGE, from the coding sequence ATCATTCTTGCAGCCGCTGGCGTTATGCTTAGCAACGTCCTGATAAAATCCATTGCAGGAAAGGTGGACACCCTTTCGGCAATGGGCGTGCAGATGCTGTTAGGTAGCGTACCACTCGTCATTGCGGCGATATCCATGGAGGAGCCAACTACAATTAACTGGGCGCCCGCATTCATCGCGTCGCTTCTCGTCCTGGCGATGGCAGGATCGGCACTTGTCTATTGGCTGTGGTTCTCAGCGCTTGAAACAGTTCCATTGAATCGGGCCATTGCCTTCAGTTTTCTCATTCCGGTTTTTGGACTGACCTTGGGTATCGTTGTCTATGGCGAGTGA
- a CDS encoding DMT family transporter: MTPVAALKVVLAMVLWVLCFPVIVVGLKYSPHLTFAAMRALLAGGVLTVLALMLGRPFPRGHRVWLTLAGAGFGATSLGFLGMFHAAEFASPGFATVIANTQPLLAAVLAAFWLGEKLSLIGSIGLFAGFAGIVLIALPDFLADGNESYVIGVL, from the coding sequence ATGACACCAGTAGCGGCCCTGAAGGTTGTGCTTGCGATGGTGCTCTGGGTCTTGTGCTTTCCGGTCATCGTGGTCGGGCTCAAATACTCGCCTCATCTCACTTTTGCCGCCATGAGGGCGCTCCTCGCAGGCGGCGTGCTTACAGTTTTGGCGCTGATGTTAGGGCGACCATTTCCGCGAGGGCACCGGGTTTGGTTGACGCTAGCGGGAGCTGGCTTCGGTGCGACGAGTCTTGGCTTTCTTGGGATGTTTCATGCGGCAGAGTTTGCCTCACCGGGCTTTGCGACAGTAATAGCGAATACGCAACCTCTTCTGGCCGCTGTCCTCGCGGCGTTCTGGCTCGGGGAAAAGCTGTCCTTGATTGGTAGCATAGGCTTGTTTGCCGGATTTGCAGGGATCGTGCTAATTGCTCTGCCCGATTTTCTGGCTGATGGAAACGAGAGTTATGTTATAGGCGTTCTGTAA
- a CDS encoding DUF5676 family membrane protein gives MSDFKSVRIYPLGMALGTLLAISFVLCVISGLTFPTATMYQAWLPLLPGVTWISWPSVFLGLIESFAYGW, from the coding sequence ATGTCAGATTTTAAATCGGTTCGTATCTATCCCCTAGGGATGGCCCTTGGGACTCTGCTGGCGATCAGCTTCGTGCTGTGCGTTATCTCCGGCCTGACATTCCCGACCGCCACCATGTATCAGGCCTGGCTACCACTTCTGCCCGGCGTGACTTGGATCAGCTGGCCAAGCGTCTTTCTGGGGCTGATCGAGAGCTTCGCCTATGGCTGGTAA
- a CDS encoding DUF2933 domain-containing protein has protein sequence MTEHDDNHDNHENGFWKSRTGVFLLIALGIGAFLLAFEHRVHIFGGNGFLALLLLGCVVMHLFMHAGHGGHGGGDKS, from the coding sequence ATGACTGAGCATGATGATAATCACGACAATCACGAAAACGGCTTTTGGAAATCTCGCACAGGCGTCTTTCTTCTGATTGCTCTCGGGATTGGTGCGTTCCTCCTCGCATTCGAACATCGCGTCCACATTTTTGGCGGTAATGGGTTTCTCGCGCTGCTTCTTCTCGGATGCGTCGTGATGCATCTCTTCATGCATGCTGGGCACGGGGGTCATGGCGGAGGCGATAAGTCATGA
- the lgt gene encoding prolipoprotein diacylglyceryl transferase, with the protein MLTAALPFPDIGHEVFSIDIWGFHLALRWYALAYIVGIVTGWRICVRTFGRPALWSDAGPPMKPAQLDELLTWIILGVIIGGRLGFVLFYEPQYYLKNPLEILMVWQGGMSFHGGFLGVTVAGLVFCIRQRASFLGTADILALATPPGLLLGRLANFTNNELWGRPTDVPWAVIFPGEAAQACPGVVGLCARHPSQLYEALLEGVVLGILMLVLAWRKGWLKRPGALTGVFLAGYGMSRALVEFFRQPDLQFVSEDNPIGHALHFGTWGLTMGQALSLPMIFAGLALICWAFRMQQRDRDQKTTETV; encoded by the coding sequence ATGCTAACTGCCGCCCTTCCGTTTCCAGACATCGGCCACGAAGTCTTTTCGATTGATATTTGGGGTTTTCACCTCGCGCTCCGATGGTACGCGCTCGCGTACATCGTCGGCATCGTAACAGGTTGGCGAATTTGCGTTCGGACCTTCGGGCGTCCTGCGCTCTGGTCGGATGCTGGGCCACCTATGAAACCCGCGCAGTTGGATGAACTGCTCACGTGGATTATTCTCGGCGTCATCATCGGTGGGCGTCTTGGTTTTGTCCTGTTCTACGAGCCGCAATACTACCTGAAAAACCCTTTGGAAATCCTGATGGTCTGGCAGGGCGGCATGTCCTTCCATGGTGGGTTTCTCGGGGTGACGGTCGCTGGGCTTGTCTTCTGTATCCGCCAGCGCGCGTCGTTTCTTGGAACTGCGGACATCTTGGCTCTGGCCACGCCACCCGGGTTGTTACTCGGACGTCTCGCCAATTTCACCAATAACGAGCTCTGGGGACGGCCGACTGATGTTCCATGGGCGGTGATCTTCCCCGGAGAGGCCGCGCAAGCCTGCCCAGGCGTGGTGGGGCTATGTGCGCGGCACCCGTCGCAGCTTTACGAAGCGTTGCTTGAAGGAGTGGTGCTGGGCATCCTTATGCTGGTTCTGGCATGGCGAAAGGGATGGCTGAAAAGGCCCGGTGCCCTGACAGGAGTGTTTCTTGCGGGCTATGGCATGTCCAGGGCCTTAGTCGAGTTCTTCAGGCAGCCGGATTTGCAATTCGTGAGTGAGGATAACCCAATCGGACACGCCCTGCATTTCGGAACCTGGGGACTAACGATGGGGCAGGCGTTGTCGCTTCCAATGATCTTTGCCGGACTGGCATTGATCTGTTGGGCTTTTCGCATGCAACAGCGAGATCGCGACCAGAAGACAACCGAGACTGTGTAA
- a CDS encoding APC family permease — protein sequence MKSEYKANSISLAGAIAMGTGVMIGAGIFALTGQIAQLAGPLFPLSFIAGALVTAFSAYTYVKMSNAYPSAGGIAVILQKAYGPTTVAAGAALLMALSMVINESLVARTFATYSLEGLGVERTNWLVSTLGVGLIVFAYLINAAGNRSVGLFSIVMAILKVGGIALFGAAALWAGGISFEAATDGQSTQITGFVASVALTILAFKGFTTITNSGAEVNNPNRNIGRAIVASIGICVIVYLLVAFAVGSSLNLEEIIAAKDYALAEAAGPTLGRTGFYLTVLLAIVATSSGLIASIFAVSRMLAMLTDMKLIPHSHFGMPGAIRDHTLVYTVVIASFLAVFFDLSRIASLGAFFYLVMDIIIHWGVFRHLRQEIGAVGAILLGAIALDIIVLAAFTALKWQSDPLIVLVSIGMMVAVFAFVGLFLRHRPPQEDKSEPHSHM from the coding sequence ATGAAATCGGAATACAAGGCGAACAGCATCAGCCTCGCCGGTGCGATTGCGATGGGGACAGGCGTGATGATCGGCGCCGGTATCTTCGCACTGACCGGGCAGATCGCGCAGCTTGCCGGACCACTCTTCCCGTTGTCCTTCATCGCCGGCGCGCTCGTCACCGCGTTCAGCGCCTATACCTACGTCAAGATGTCCAACGCCTACCCGTCTGCGGGAGGCATCGCGGTGATCCTGCAAAAGGCCTATGGCCCGACGACCGTCGCCGCGGGGGCCGCGCTGCTCATGGCCCTATCGATGGTCATCAACGAAAGCCTCGTTGCGCGGACTTTCGCCACATATTCTTTGGAGGGATTAGGCGTCGAGCGGACCAACTGGTTGGTTTCTACCCTCGGTGTGGGTCTGATTGTGTTTGCCTATCTCATCAACGCTGCCGGCAACCGGTCGGTTGGCTTGTTCTCGATCGTCATGGCTATCCTAAAGGTGGGAGGTATCGCGCTTTTCGGGGCGGCGGCGCTCTGGGCAGGCGGTATCTCGTTCGAGGCGGCGACGGACGGGCAATCGACGCAAATCACCGGCTTCGTGGCCTCCGTTGCGCTTACGATCCTGGCTTTCAAAGGGTTCACCACGATCACCAATAGCGGTGCCGAAGTGAACAATCCGAACCGTAATATCGGTCGGGCCATCGTTGCGTCCATCGGCATCTGCGTTATCGTTTATCTTCTCGTCGCCTTCGCCGTCGGTTCCAGTCTTAACCTTGAAGAGATCATCGCTGCAAAAGACTATGCCCTTGCTGAAGCCGCGGGGCCGACCTTGGGCCGCACGGGCTTCTACCTGACTGTCCTATTGGCCATCGTCGCCACGTCATCAGGACTGATCGCGAGCATTTTCGCGGTCTCTAGAATGCTTGCCATGCTGACCGACATGAAACTGATCCCCCACAGCCACTTCGGCATGCCGGGTGCGATCCGAGACCATACTTTGGTCTACACCGTGGTAATCGCCAGTTTCCTAGCGGTGTTCTTCGATCTCAGCCGGATCGCCTCGCTCGGTGCGTTCTTCTATCTGGTGATGGACATCATCATCCACTGGGGCGTGTTTCGGCACCTGCGACAGGAGATTGGTGCCGTGGGGGCTATTCTGCTCGGCGCGATCGCGCTCGACATCATCGTGCTGGCGGCGTTCACCGCGCTGAAATGGCAGAGCGATCCGTTGATCGTGCTGGTCTCGATCGGGATGATGGTCGCTGTCTTTGCCTTCGTGGGTCTATTCTTGCGCCATCGTCCACCACAAGAGGATAAATCCGAGCCTCACTCGCATATGTAG
- a CDS encoding isoprenylcysteine carboxylmethyltransferase family protein produces the protein MMHDPGYGLWFFTLLNAAIFIMFAFSFFKPQTARDWRSFGAFSAFLVALFTEMYGFPLTIYLLSGWLQSTYPGIDWFSHDAGHLPEMLFGWQANPHFGPFHILSFVLIGLGFWMISAAWRVLYQAQRNGTLATSGPYARVRHPQYVGFILVLTGFLVQWPTLLTLAMYPALFWMYVRLARAEERETRAAFGDRFDAYAARVPAFLPNFTQAHDATQ, from the coding sequence ATGATGCACGATCCCGGTTATGGGCTGTGGTTCTTTACCCTGCTGAATGCCGCCATTTTCATCATGTTTGCATTCAGCTTCTTCAAGCCGCAAACGGCGCGAGACTGGCGTAGTTTCGGAGCCTTCAGCGCATTTTTAGTGGCCCTGTTCACCGAAATGTATGGCTTTCCTCTCACGATTTATCTGCTGTCCGGTTGGTTGCAGAGCACTTACCCAGGGATTGACTGGTTTTCGCACGATGCCGGCCACCTTCCGGAAATGCTCTTCGGCTGGCAAGCCAACCCGCATTTCGGCCCTTTCCACATCCTAAGCTTCGTTCTGATCGGACTTGGGTTCTGGATGATCTCGGCCGCATGGCGAGTGCTTTACCAAGCCCAACGGAACGGCACGCTGGCTACCAGTGGTCCCTATGCGCGTGTCCGACATCCGCAATACGTGGGTTTCATCCTCGTTTTGACCGGCTTTCTGGTCCAGTGGCCAACATTGCTGACACTGGCGATGTATCCGGCGTTGTTCTGGATGTACGTGCGGCTTGCTCGCGCAGAGGAGCGGGAAACCCGGGCCGCGTTCGGAGACAGGTTCGACGCGTATGCCGCGCGAGTTCCCGCCTTCTTGCCAAACTTCACGCAGGCACATGACGCAACTCAATGA
- a CDS encoding copper-translocating P-type ATPase — translation MVPDGYTGTVYTCSMHPEVRSAEEGKCPKCGMFLVPEGDVGQQWHHDHSGHAHAHGAATVGVKNGDYDTVPEGFNGTVYTCPMHAQVRHPGPGSCPICGMGLEPETVSLEDDGPNPELVDFTRRFWAGVVLTMPVLVLAMGPFVGFTYFMEQLGERPSLWLELALSTPVILWSGWPFFVRGYQSFRTMNLNMFSLISMGVGAAYIFSIVAVIAPQIFPTGFRDENGNVGVYFEAAAVIVTLVLLGQVMELRAREGTGKAIRALLDMAAKTALVIRPDGTEEEIELDQVQLGDHIRVRPGDKVPVDGVVVEGRSSVDESMISGEPVPVEKVAGEPVTGATINGTGSLVIEATRIGADTMLSQIVQMVANAQRSRAPIQKYADQVAGMFVPAVIAVAIVSFIVWSIWGPDPAMAYGLVSAVAVLIIACPCALGLATPMSIMTATGTGAQMGVLIKNAEALERFEKIDTLIVDKTGTLTEGKPKLVAVLTEEGHDEAEVLRLAASLERGSEHPLAEAIVRGAEERGVDFTKTEDFEAVTGKGVKGRVDGKSVALGNAALIHDMGLDSGALVDTANARRDEGETVMFIVLDGTIAGLVSVADPVKETTPAALKALHEQGFRIIMATGDNERTAQAVASRLGIDEIRADVLPEDKAHIIRELQKQSRKVAMAGDGVNDAPALAQADVGIAMGTGADVAIESAGFTLVKGNLDGIVRARKLSHATMRNIRQNLFFALIYNASGVPIAAGILYPFFGILIGPIFAAFAMSASSLSVVLNALRLRRLKF, via the coding sequence ATGGTACCAGACGGCTATACCGGCACGGTCTATACCTGCTCGATGCACCCCGAAGTGCGTAGCGCCGAGGAAGGGAAATGTCCCAAATGCGGCATGTTCCTAGTGCCCGAAGGTGACGTTGGGCAGCAATGGCATCATGACCATTCTGGGCACGCCCATGCGCATGGCGCTGCAACTGTCGGGGTGAAGAACGGCGACTATGACACCGTGCCGGAGGGCTTCAACGGCACTGTCTATACGTGCCCGATGCATGCGCAGGTACGCCATCCTGGCCCCGGATCCTGTCCGATCTGCGGCATGGGGTTGGAGCCTGAAACAGTCAGCCTTGAGGATGATGGTCCGAATCCCGAGCTGGTCGACTTTACCCGTCGATTCTGGGCTGGTGTCGTGCTGACAATGCCCGTTCTCGTTTTAGCGATGGGTCCTTTCGTAGGTTTCACATATTTCATGGAGCAACTGGGCGAACGCCCTTCGCTCTGGCTGGAGTTGGCGCTCTCGACGCCCGTGATCCTTTGGTCGGGTTGGCCATTCTTTGTGCGCGGCTATCAGTCGTTCCGGACGATGAATCTCAACATGTTCAGCCTGATTTCGATGGGTGTAGGTGCGGCGTATATCTTCAGTATCGTTGCGGTCATCGCGCCGCAGATTTTCCCGACCGGGTTCCGCGATGAGAACGGCAATGTCGGCGTCTATTTCGAGGCCGCCGCCGTGATCGTAACGCTGGTTCTGCTGGGCCAGGTGATGGAATTGCGCGCCCGCGAAGGCACCGGCAAGGCGATCCGGGCCTTGCTGGACATGGCAGCCAAGACAGCGCTCGTGATCCGCCCTGACGGCACCGAAGAGGAAATCGAGCTGGACCAGGTGCAGCTGGGCGATCACATTCGCGTGCGCCCCGGCGACAAGGTTCCGGTCGATGGTGTGGTGGTCGAAGGCCGCTCCTCGGTGGACGAGTCGATGATTTCCGGAGAACCCGTCCCCGTCGAGAAGGTCGCGGGCGAACCCGTTACCGGGGCCACGATCAACGGCACCGGCAGCCTGGTCATCGAGGCCACGCGCATCGGGGCGGATACAATGCTTTCCCAGATCGTGCAGATGGTTGCCAACGCACAGCGCAGCCGTGCGCCGATCCAGAAATACGCCGATCAGGTCGCGGGGATGTTCGTGCCAGCGGTGATCGCCGTCGCAATCGTGTCATTCATCGTCTGGTCGATCTGGGGGCCTGATCCCGCAATGGCCTATGGCCTCGTCTCGGCTGTGGCGGTGCTGATCATCGCCTGTCCCTGTGCGCTTGGTCTTGCCACGCCGATGTCGATCATGACCGCCACGGGCACAGGTGCGCAGATGGGCGTACTGATCAAGAACGCCGAAGCGCTGGAGCGGTTTGAAAAGATCGACACGCTGATAGTGGACAAGACTGGTACGCTGACCGAAGGGAAGCCCAAACTGGTCGCGGTGCTGACCGAGGAAGGACATGACGAGGCCGAAGTCTTGCGCTTGGCCGCATCGCTGGAGCGCGGCTCAGAACACCCGTTGGCCGAGGCCATCGTGCGCGGGGCAGAGGAGCGCGGTGTCGATTTCACCAAGACCGAGGACTTCGAGGCGGTGACCGGCAAGGGCGTCAAAGGCCGCGTCGACGGCAAGTCGGTTGCGCTTGGCAATGCAGCACTGATCCACGACATGGGACTGGACAGCGGCGCGCTGGTCGACACCGCCAACGCGCGGCGCGACGAAGGCGAGACCGTAATGTTCATCGTACTGGATGGCACGATTGCCGGATTGGTCAGCGTCGCTGACCCGGTCAAGGAAACTACTCCCGCGGCCCTCAAGGCGCTACATGAACAAGGATTTCGGATCATCATGGCGACCGGCGACAACGAGCGCACCGCGCAGGCCGTCGCTAGCCGCCTCGGCATTGATGAGATTCGCGCTGATGTACTGCCCGAGGACAAAGCGCATATTATCCGCGAGCTGCAAAAACAGAGCCGAAAGGTCGCCATGGCCGGCGATGGGGTCAATGACGCCCCCGCACTTGCCCAGGCAGATGTCGGCATCGCGATGGGCACGGGAGCGGATGTGGCCATCGAAAGCGCGGGGTTCACATTGGTTAAGGGCAATCTCGACGGCATCGTGCGAGCCCGCAAACTGAGCCACGCCACGATGCGCAATATCCGCCAGAACCTGTTCTTCGCGCTGATCTACAACGCGTCGGGTGTGCCTATAGCAGCCGGTATCCTCTATCCGTTCTTTGGTATCCTGATCGGCCCAATTTTTGCCGCCTTCGCCATGAGCGCATCTTCGCTGTCGGTGGTGTTGAATGCTCTTCGGCTGCGGCGACTGAAGTTCTGA